The genomic segment GGCAAATCCGACCGCTTACTGCGCTGATCTCGACTTCTACAGGGATGTCGTCGCTTTCGCGCGCAAGCATGACATCTTCATTCTGTCTGATCTGGCGTATTCGGAAGTCTATTTTGGCTCAACGCCGCCGCCTTCCGTGCTGCAGGTGCCCGGAGCCATGGACGTAACTGTTGAGTTCACATCGCTCTCCAAGACCTTTTCCATGCCGGGCTGGCGCATGGGATTTGCCGTTGGCAATGAACGTCTTGTGTCCGCGTTGGCACGGGTGAAGTCCTATCTTGACTATGGCGCGTTCACCCCGATCCAGGTCGCGGCAACAGCGGCCCTGAACGGTCCGGAAGAGTGCATTGCCGAGACACGTGCGGTCTACAAGAAGCGGCGCGATGTTGTCGTCGACAGCTTCGGTCGCGCTGGTTGGGATGTGCCGGCGCCCGAAGCGAGCATGTTCTGCTGGGCTCCCATTCCGGAAAAGTTCAAAGCCATGGGAAGTCTCGAATACTCCAAGTTGTTGCTGGAGCACGCGGACGTGGCCGTCGCACCGGGTATCGGCTTCGGCGAGCACGGCGACGAGTATGTGCGAATCGGACTGGTGGAAAATGAACAGCGCCTGCGTCAGGCGGCTAGAAATGTCCGGCGCTTCCTTGAAACAGCAGACCAAAAGCTGCACAACGTCATCCCGCTGGAAACCTCCGGCTGAATCGAACTGAACTGGACATAAAATTCAATGGCCGAAGCATTGAAAGTTGGCGTAGCAGGCCTTGGCACGGTGGGCGCATCTGTCGTGCAACTTCTTGAAAAACACAGTGCACAGATCACCCGCAAAACGGGACGGGACATTCTGGTGACAGCGGTCAGTGCGCGTGACCGGTCCAGAGATCGCGGCATCGACATATCGTCCCGTCAATGGTTTTCCGATCCGGTGGAGATGGCTGAGACCGCGGATCTCGATATATTCGTTGAATTGATAGGCGGCGACGAAGGGCCTGCGGAAGACAGCGTCAGAGCCGCGCTCAAACGCGGAATTCATGTCGTGACAGCGAACAAGGCACTGCTCGCACGGCATGGTGTGGATCTCGCGGAAGTAGCGGATGCGAACAAGGCTAGTCTGAACTACGAGGCGGCTGTCGCAGGCGGGATCCCGATCGTCAAGACCTTGCGTGAATCCATGACCGGTAACGACATAAGCCGCGTCTACGGGATCCTGAACGGCACCTGCAACTACATCCTTACCCGGATGGAAGCGGAAGGGATCAGCTTCGAGGACTGTCTCGCCGATGCGCAGCGGCTGGGATACGCCGAAGCAGATCCGACTTTTGACATCGAGGGCAATGACACGGCACACAAGCTGGCGATCCTGACCAGCCTCGCGTTTGGGACAAAGATCTCCAGCGACAACATTTTCATGGAAGGCATTACCGCGATCACAACGGCGGACATTCAGGCTGCCGATGAACTCGGATTTCGGATCAAGCTTCTGGGTGTCGCTCAGCGCACGGATACCGGAATTGAACAGCGTGTCCATCCGACCATGGTGCCGAAGTCCTCTGCGATTGCCAGGATCGACGGCGTGTTGAACGCCGTTGCGGTCGACGGAGACTATGTTGGCGAAGTTGTCCTGGTCGGCCCGGGCGCAGGCGGCAATGCCACGGCCTCGTCGGTTGTTGCCGATATCACCGACATCGCGCGCGGTGACGAAACGCACGTACTCGGCATGCCCGCCACCGACTTGAAGGAATATGAACGCGCAAGGATGCGCCTGCACGAAGGCGGCTATTACATCCGCTTGTCCGTTTACGACCGTCCTGGC from the Roseibium sp. HPY-6 genome contains:
- a CDS encoding LL-diaminopimelate aminotransferase — its product is MEEFHKIKRLPPYVFEQVNRLKAKARAAGADIIDLGMGNPDLPTPSHIVEKLTEVVQDPRTHRYSASKGIQGLRKAQAAYYARRFDVKLDPDTQVIATLGSKEGFANMAQAISAPGDVILSPNPSYPIHTFGFLMAGASIRNIPAEPGPSFFDALERAVIHSVPKPIAIILCYPANPTAYCADLDFYRDVVAFARKHDIFILSDLAYSEVYFGSTPPPSVLQVPGAMDVTVEFTSLSKTFSMPGWRMGFAVGNERLVSALARVKSYLDYGAFTPIQVAATAALNGPEECIAETRAVYKKRRDVVVDSFGRAGWDVPAPEASMFCWAPIPEKFKAMGSLEYSKLLLEHADVAVAPGIGFGEHGDEYVRIGLVENEQRLRQAARNVRRFLETADQKLHNVIPLETSG
- a CDS encoding homoserine dehydrogenase, which translates into the protein MAEALKVGVAGLGTVGASVVQLLEKHSAQITRKTGRDILVTAVSARDRSRDRGIDISSRQWFSDPVEMAETADLDIFVELIGGDEGPAEDSVRAALKRGIHVVTANKALLARHGVDLAEVADANKASLNYEAAVAGGIPIVKTLRESMTGNDISRVYGILNGTCNYILTRMEAEGISFEDCLADAQRLGYAEADPTFDIEGNDTAHKLAILTSLAFGTKISSDNIFMEGITAITTADIQAADELGFRIKLLGVAQRTDTGIEQRVHPTMVPKSSAIARIDGVLNAVAVDGDYVGEVVLVGPGAGGNATASSVVADITDIARGDETHVLGMPATDLKEYERARMRLHEGGYYIRLSVYDRPGAFGEIARCMGEAGISLESIVQKRNASEDTPATFDADLPQPVILITYETTEVAIKEALDVIMSKGVVAEQPHMIRIEKLN